Below is a genomic region from Nocardioides panacis.
AGCCGGTCCGCGCAGCTCGAGGCCGTCGACGCCACGCTCGGCGCGGGTCTCGGGCAGCAGTGGGTCGACCACGTGCACGCGTTCGCCGACACGTGGGACGTGCTGCGCCGGGTCTACCTGGAGCGCCCCTGGTCCCCCGACCACGTCGACAAGGCGAGCGCCGCACTGCTGCACACCCGCACGACGCTGCAGAAGGTGGTCACCCGGACCTTGAAGGACGAGCGGCTGCGCGAGGTCGCGCTGCTGCCGACGCGGCTCGACGGGCACGACCCGCGCAACGTGCCGGCCTGGATGGGGATGTGGGCCTACGTCGAGCAGAACTTCGGCGTCTGGACCGTCCCGGGCGGGATGGGCCGGCTGGCCGCGGCGATGACCAAGCGGCTCGGCGAGCGCAAGGTCGAGGTGCTGCTCGGGACGTCCGCGGTCGACCTGCGCGTGCACGCGGGGCGGGTCGTCGGCGTGGACACCGACCGCGGCTCGCTGGACGCCGACGTGGTGGTCGTGGCGATCGACCCGCGGGGCCTGCCGGTGCTCGCGCCGCACGTGTCCCGCACGATGCCCGCGATCCCGCCGGTGCTGTGCCACCTCGGGCTGTCCGGCGACCTGCCCGACCTGCCGCACGAGGTGGTGCTGCACGGCGACCCCACGCTGGTCGTGCGCACCAACGGCACCGCCCCCGCCGGCGGCGCGGCCTGGACCGTGCTGGGCCGGGGACGGCTGTCGGAGGACGTCACCGTCGCGCTGGCCCGGCGCGGGATCGACGTGCGCCGGCAGATCGAGGTGCGCGTCGACCGGTCCCCGCGCGACCAGGTCGAGGAGCTCGCCGGGTCGGCCTACGGCATGCTCTGGCAGGGCCGGACGACGATCGACCGCAAGCTCGCCGCGACGCCGTACGCCGGGGTGTACGGCGTCGGGGCGCACGCCGCGGCCGGCGCGGGACTGCCGTTCGTCGGGCTGTCCGCGGCCGTCGCCGCCGAGCGGATCGGCCCGGCCTAGCCCACCGTCGAGCGCAGGCCCGCGTAGATCTCCCGCGTGGCCCGGGAACGGTTCAGCGTGTAGAAGTGCAGCCCGGGCGAGCCGCCCGCGAGCAGCTCGTCGCACATCTCGGTGGCGATCGCGATGCCCTCGGCGCGTACGGCGGCCGGGTCGCCGTCGAAGCGCGCGACGCGGTCCACGACCTCGCGCGGCACCTCGCGACCGGACAGCTCGGTCATCCGCAGGACCTGCTTGAGGCTGGTGATCGGCATGATGCCGGGCAGGATCGGGATGGTCACGCCGACGGCGTCGCAGCGCTCGCGCAGCGCGAAGTAGTCCTCGACGCGGAAGAACAGCTCGGTGATCGCGAACCGTGCGCCGGCGTCCTGCTTGGCCCGCATCACCAGCGCGTCGGCCTCGACGCTCTCGGCCTCCCGGTGGCCCTCGGGGAACGCCGCGGCGCCGACGCAGAAGTCGCCGAGCGAGGTGACCAGCTCGACGAGCTCGCTGGCGTAGGTCAGGCCGCCGGGCGTCGGCTCCCACGGGGTGCCCGGGCCACCGGGCGGGTCGCCGCGCAGCGCGAGCACGTTGCGCACCCCGGCGGCCGCGTAGGACCCGATCACCGACCGCAGCTCGTCGCGGGAGTGCCCGACGCAGGTCAGGTGCGCCATCGGGGTCAGCGTGGTGTTCGCCGCGATGCCCTCGGTGATGTGCACCGTGCGGTCCCGGGTCGAGCCCCCGGCGCCGTACGTCACGGACACGAAGGTCGGCTGGAGCGGCTCGAGCTCGCGCAGCGCCGTCCAGAGCTGGCGCTCCCCGGCCTCGTCCTTGGGCGGGAAGAACTCGAAGGAGATGGACCGCTCGCCGGCCGCGATGAGGTCGCTGACGCTGGCCGCGCTCTCGCCGGGGCTGCTGGGCGGGGTCGTCTGGGGCGCCATACGCAACAGCATAGGTCGGACCCGGCGCACGCCCGGGCGCTGTCCACGGGGGGCGGCGGCGACCGTAGGCTCGCCTCGTGACCTCGCAGCAGCCCTCGTGGGACGCCCCCGCCTTCCGCGCCGACGTGCAGTCCGCCCTCGACGCGTTCGTCGACGAGCAGGCGCTGCGGCTCGCACCGCTGGGCGACGACGCCGCCCGGCTGGTCGACGCGGCGCGCGCGGCGGTGTCGGGCGGCAAGCGCTTCCGGGCGGCGTTCTGCGCCTGGGGGTTCCGCGCCGTGCGCGACGAGGGGGCGGACGCCGGCGCCCTGGTGCGGGCCGCCGCCGCGCTCGAGGTGCTGCACGCCAGCGCGCTGGTGCACGACGACTACATGGACGCCTCGGACACCCGGCGCGGCCGGCCGGCGACCCACAAGGCGTTCGAGGCGGTGCACCGCGAGAGCGGCTGGACCGGCGACCCGCAGCAGTACGGCGCCGCCGCGGCCATCCTGCTCGGCGACCTGCTGCTGTCCTGGTCCGACGAGCTGCTGCGGCGCTGCGGGATGCCGCACGACGTGGTCCGCGACGCGCTGGCGTTCTTCGACACCACCCGCAGCGAGGTGATCGCCGGGCAGTTCCTCGACGTCTCGGTGCAGGCCCGCGGCGCCTCCGACGTAGAGCAGGCGATGCGGGTGCTGCGCTACAAGTCCGCGAAGTACTCCATCGAGCGGCCCTTGCACGTCGGGGCCGCGCTGGCCGGCGCGGATCGCGGGACGCTCGCGGCGCTGACCGGCTTCGGGCTGCCGCTCGGCGAGGCGTTCCAGCTCCGCGACGACCTGCTCGGGGTGTACGGCGACCCGGACTCGACCGGGAAGCCGGCCGGCGACGACCTCACCGAGGGCAAGCGCACCGTGCTGGTCGCGCTGGCACTCGAGCACGCGCCGGACGGGGACGCGAAGCGGCTCGACGAGGCGCTGGGCACCGCCCTGTCGGTCGACGAGGTCGCCGACCTGCGCCGGATCATCGACGAGTCCGGCGCGCACGCCGCCGTCGAGCGGCGCATCGAGGAGCTCACCACCGCGTCGCTCGCCGCGCTCGAGGCGGCCGCGGTGACCCCGGCGTCGCGCGGGGTGCTCCGCGAGCTGGCGGCCGCGGCGACCCAACGCACCCTGTGACCGCGCCCCGGACCCGAGCCGTCAGGCGGAGGCGCCGCCGGGGCGACGGAGGCGCCTGACAGGTCGGCGGCTAGTGCTTGACCGGGAGCTCGGGCACGTCGATGTCCGGGCCCTCGCCCCGCAGCAGCACCGCGAACGGGCAGCCGCGGTCGGCGTGCACCCGGCCGCCGAGCACGCTGAGCGCGACGCGGAACGCCTGCTCGTCGTGCCGGGCCAGCGGGCTCCAGCCGTCCCAGAGAAGCACCACGCCCGCGGTGTCCGGCGGGTCGAACTCGGCGAGCCGGTCCGAGAGCGTGTCGAAGCTCGCCCCCTGGTCGTCCTGCAGGCCGAACGCCTGCACGGCGGCCTTCAGGAACGACTCCTTGTCCTCCACGGTCCAGCCGTCGAGGTGCACGAACGACCAGCCCGCGTGCTCGACGGCGTGCTGCACGTCGGGGACGGGGGCCGCGCTGTGCCACTGGTACAGGTCGGGCGGGTTGTGCCCCGCCAGGAGTGCTGCGAGTCCGCTCATGCCCTGAGGCTAGACCCGGTCACGGGCGAGCAACACCCTTCGACCGGCGTCCGGTCCGGCCACCGGGGCGGGCCCGTGTGGGCTATGGACCGGGCTCGGTCGTGGGCGGACAGTTCGGGGTATGGCCGCCAAGCCGCTGCGGTGCCGCATCGGGGTCCACAGCTGGGAGAACCGTCTCAACGACGACGGTGAGTCCTACCTCGAGTGCCGCAGGTGCGGCACGGAGAGCGAGAAGATCCACCTCAGCGACTACGGCGACCAAGGCGGCGGGTCGATGGGCTGAGCCGTCCCGGCTCGCTCAGAAGGCCATCGCCTGGGCGCGCCGCTTGACCTCCGAGCCGCGGTTCTCGCGCAGCGCGTCGATGGGCCGGCCGGGGATGGTGTCGTCGGCGGTGAACAACCAGATGAGCGCCTCGCGGTCGTCGTACCCGCCGTCGTGCAGCACGGTCAGCACGCCGGGCACGCCCTTGACGACCAGGCCGTCCTGGATCATCGCGGCCGGCACCTTCTGGCCCTGCCCGGGGACGGGTACGGCGGCACCGAGCTGGTGCTCCCGGATCAGCTGACGGACCTTGCTGACGCTGATGCCCAACAGCTCCGAGGCCTGGGACCAGTCGATCCACTCCCCCACGAGCTCGCCGAGGTCCGGGCCGTCCTGCGTATGTGTCTCCTCCACACCCCCACTGTCCCACGGACGGCCGCCGTACGATGACCGCACCACCCCCACCGAGCAGACCAGGAGCCCCCGCATGCCACGCAGGCTGGCCGCTCTGGCCGCGGGCGTGCTTCTGCTGCTCTGCTCGGTGAGCGTCTCGACGGCGGCCGGCGAGCGGTCCGTGACCGCCGCCGGCGCGGACGCGGGCCCCGGGCCCGCCCCGGACGTCGCCACCCCGGCGGCCGGCGGGCGCGACCGCCGACCCGGGGCCGAGCGCCGGCGCACGGTGTCGGTCGCGCCGCTGGTGGGCCGGCCCGACCGGCCGAACGTGCTGGTGATCATGACCGACGACGCCCGCAACGACGACCTCCGGTTCATGCCGCACGTGCAGCACCTGATCGGCGACCAGGGCGTCACGTTCACCAACACCTTCTCGCCGCAGCCGCTCTGCTGCCCGGCGCGGGCGTCGTTCCTGACCGGTGAGTACTCCCACAACCACCACGTCTGGTCGCACGCACCGCCGTACGGGTTCCAGGCGCTGCACGACGGCGCGACGCTTCCGGTCTGGCTGAACCGCGCCGGCTACGACACGTCGTTTCTCGGGAAGTACCTCAACGGGTACGGCATCCAGCCGCTCCGCACCGGCGAACCGTCCCTGCGCTACGTCCCCCCGGGCTGGACCGACTGGCGCGGCTCGGTGGACGGCGGCATCGGGGCCGGGTCGGCGCTCGACGGCGGCACCTACCGCTACTTCGACACGACGCTGAACGACAACGGCCGGCTGACGCCGCACCAGGGCGTCTACCAGACCACGCTGCTCGGCCGGCTGAGCCGCGACGAGCTGCGCACCCAGGTGAGCTCACCCCGGCCGTTCTTCACGTGGGTCTCCTACGTCGCACCGCACCACGGCGGCCCGGCCGAGGCCGACGACCCGGCACCGGTGCTGCGCAGCGACGGCACCACCCAGGTGTTCCAGAACCCGGCCCGCCCGGAGCGGGTCTGGGGACGCTTCGACCAGCAGATCCCGGAGGCTCCCGGCTACGCGGGCGAGACCGACGTCGCGGACAAGCCGTTCTTCATCCGCGACCTGCCGCCGCTGACCCCGGCCGAGCGGGACGGCGTGCGCGAGGACGCCCGGCAGCGCGCCGAGGCGCTGTCCCTCGTCGATGCCCAGGTGGCCCGCACGATCCGGACGCTGCGGGAGACCGGGCAGCTCGACGACACCTACGTGGTGTTCACCTCCGACAACGGCTACTTCCTCGGCGAGCACCGGATGCGGCAGGGCAAGATCCTGCCCTACGAGCCGTCCCTGCGGGTGCCGATGATGATCCGCGGCCCGGGCATCCCCCGGGGCCAGGTCCGGTCCGATCCGTTCACGATGATCGACTTCGCGCCGACGATCCTGGACGCGGCCGGGATCCGGGCTCCGGCCACCGTCGACGGCAAGAGCCTGCTCGGCGTGGCCCGCTCCGGCGACCGCGGCTGGAACCGCGGCATCCTGACCGAGACCGGTCCCCGCGCGGTCTCCCAGGACGCCGAGGAGAGCGACAACTTCCTGGTCGGCGAGTCCGGGCCCTCCCCGCTGCGGTTCTCCCAGGGGGGTCCGCACCGGGGACTACCTGTACGTCGAGCACGCCAGCCGCGAGCGCGAGCTCTACGACCTGCGCAGCGACCCGCGCGAGGTCACCAACCTGGTGGACCGGCCCGGGTCGCAGCGCGTCGTCCGGGCGATGGCGCACGAGCTCGACGTGCTGCGCAACTGCGTGGGCGTCGACTGCCGGCGACCGCTGCCCCCGCTGCTGCGGACCACCGCGCCGGCCGCGCCGCTGGCCTTCGGGACCCCCGACTGACCCGGGCCGGTCTTGACCTCGTTCCACCCCATGAGCAACAGTCGACCCCGCCAGTCTCTGCTTCACCACTGGTTGCGGAGGGCCGCACCACCGCAGCGGGACCACTCGGGGTCCCGACCCCTGCCGCCCCGATCGCCCTCCGTCGACGAAAGGGACCCCGCAGGTGACTTCCCCCACCGGCCGTCGCTCGACCCGGCCCCGCACCGTCCGCTGGGCGCGCCGGCTGACGGCGACGCTGAGCGCCACGACCGTGGGAGGACTGCTGCTGCTCGGCGCGCCCGTGGACGGCTCCCGGACCGCCCTGGGTGCCCCGGTGGTCGAGGCCGCGGACGCCGGGCTCACGCTCACGGCGGCCGACCCGCACCGCTGGCCCGGTCATCCCGGCCGTCGGCTGGTCGGCTACACCGTCCGGCGCGGCGACACCGCCACCGGGCTGGCCGTGCGCTTCCACGCCTGGACCCGTGAGCTGCGCTCGCTCAACCACCTCGGGCGGCACGGCCGGCTGTACGCCGGGGAGCGGATCCGGATCCCGGTCGTGGTCGCCGCGGCCCGCAGGGCCCACACGCACCGGCACCTGGCCACGAAGCACGCCACGCGGCCCGTGGAAGCGGCACCCGACGAGGCACGTGGAAGCGGCACCGGGTCACGCACCCGTGGGCACTGGCCGACGTCAGCCAGGCCAAGGTGCGCCGGGTCGTGGTCCGGGCCGCCCGCCTGCACCACCTCGACCCGCACCTGGCGCTCGCCGTCGCCTGGCAGGAGTCCGGGTGGCAGCAGCGGCGGATCTCCTCGGCCGGGGCCGTCGGCGTGATGCAGGTGCTGCCCGGCACGGCGGCGTGGATGTCGTCGTACATCGGGCGGCCGCTGAACCCGTACGGCCTCTACGACAACGTCACCGCCGGCGTGGTGCTGATCAAGGTGCTGAACCGCCAGACCGGCCCGCGCAAGGCGATCGCGTCGTACTTCCAGGGGCTCGGGTCGGTGCAGCAGCACGGGCTCTACACCTCCACGAAGGCCTACGTGCACAGCGTCTCCGCGCTGCACCACCGCATGAAGCGGGGCTGGAACCCGGTCTGACCTGCGCCGGGCGGCGGGTGAGGCTCGCCACGCCGACCGCCGCCCACGGCCTGCCCCCGATCGCCGGCCCGCCTAGAATCAGGGCTCGAGCCAGGTCCTTCCCCTCACCTGGCCGCTGATGGAGGACGACCGGCGTGGACAGGACTGTCGCGGACCCGATGATCGGGCGCGTGCTCGATGGTCGCTACCGCGTCGGCCCGCGCATCGCCCGGGGCGGCATGGCGACCGTCTACGAGGCCACCGACCTGCGGCTGGACCGGGTCTGCGCGCTCAAGGTGATGCACGCCGGGCTCGGCGACGACGACGAGTTCGCCGCCCGCTTCGTCCGGGAGGCGCACTCCGCCGCCCGGCTCTCCCACCCCCACGTGGTGGCCGTCTTCGACCAGGGCGACGACAACGGCACCCTGTTCCTGGCGATGGAGTACATCCCCGGCCACACCCTGCGCGACCTGATCCGCAAGGAAGCCCCGATGGCGCCCGCCAAGGCGCTCGCGGTGCTCGACCCGGTGCTGTCCGCGCTGGCCGCCGCGCACCAGGCCGGGATGATCCACCGCGACGTGAAGCCCGAGAACGTCCTGCTCGCCGACGACGGCCGGGTCAAGGTCGCCGACTTCGGGCTGGCCCGGGCGATCAGCGCCGAGACCCAGCACACCGCGACCGGGGGCGTGCTGATCGGCACGGTCTCCTACCTCTCCCCCGAGCTCGTCGTGGACGGCCGCGCCGACGCCCGGTCGGACGTGTACGCCGCCGGCGTCGTGCTCTACGAGATGCTCACCGGCCGCAAGCCGCACGAGGGCGAGTCGCCGATCCAGGTGGCCTACAAGCACGTGCACGAGGACGTCCCGCCGCCGTCGCAGGTGGTCCGCGGGCTCCCCGCGTACGTCGACGCGCTCGTCGCCCGCGCCACCGCCCGGGACCGGGAGCTGCGGCCCGCCGACGCGCGGGTGCTGCTGCACCAGGTGCGCCGGGTGCGCGCCGCGCTCGACGAGCACCTCGCCGACGACCCGGAGCTCACCGCCGACCTCACCCCGGCCGGCCCGGTGTCGCGCTCGCTCGACGACATCGACTACGTCACCGATGAGGACCCTTCGACCGGCTCGGGACCGCGCGTCCCGACGATCCTCACCCCGGCACAGGCCAGCCACGGCGGCCGCACCGACGACACGAGCGTGTTCGGCGCCCGCCCGGTGCCGGCGCCCCGGCAACCCGGTGCTGCCCGGCCGGCTTCCCGTCCCGCTGCCCGTCCGGTGCCGGCTCCTCGCCGGTCCCGGCGCGGCCCGCTGCTGCTGACGCTCGTGCTGCTGCTGGCGCTCGGCGCGGGCGTCGGCGGCTGGTGGTTCGGCGCCGGCCGCTACGTCAACACCCCCGGCGTGATCAACCTGTCCGCGGCCGAGGCCCGGACCAAGGTGCAGGCCGCCGGGCTGACGTTCCGGGTGGGTGACCGGGCCTACTCCGAGACGGTCCCCGCCGGCTCGGTGATCAGCACCGACCCGGGCGGTGGCGACAACGTGCTGCGCGACGGGACGGTGACCGCGGTGGTCTCCCAGGGCCCGGAGCGCCACGAGGTGCCGGCGCTGCGCGGCACCGACCTCGACTCGGCCCAGGCCGCCCTCCAGGACGCCGGGCTGGGCTTCGGCGACGCGACGTACCGGTTCTCCGAGAAGGTCGCCAAGGGCGTCGTGCTGGCAGCGGACCCGAAGCCCGGCACCGAGCTCAAGCGCGACGCCGCGGTCGACCTGGTGGTCAGCAAGGGCCCGCAGCCGGTCAAGGTGCGCGACTACACCGGCGAGGACGCCGACGCCGCCACCAAGGCCCTGGAGAAGCGCGGCTTCGAGGTGGACCGGGGCACCGAGGAGAACAGCGACAGCGTGGCCAAGGGCGACGTGATCACCCAGAACCCGAGCAGCGGCACGCTCTTCAAGGGCGACAAGGTCGAGCTCGTGGTCTCCAAGGGCCCGGTGCTCGTCGAGGTGCCGAAGGTCGAGGGCATGGGCACCGCCGCCGCGACCCAGACGCTGCTGGGCCTGGGCTTCGAGGTGAAGACCGAGAAGACGCAGTACTACGTCGGCCTGGAGTACGTCGTGAACCAGGGCCCGACCGCCGGCGACAAGGCCCCCAAGGGCAGCACGGTCACCATCTACATCGTCTGACCTCGGTGCGGCCGGTCCGGTCGTCCGACCGTAGGCTTGACCCGTGCCCTCCCCCTCGTCGTACGCCGGCCTGCGCAACCCCGTGGGGACGCACGTCCAGGTCGGCAAGGGACTGGTCAAGGGCGCGCTGGTGCACGCCGCCGAGGTGGGCGCGGAGACCGTCCAGGTGTTCGTCGGCAACCCCCGCGGCTGGGCGCACTCCGCCGGCGACCCGTCGGTCGACCGCGGGTTCCGGGCCGCCTGCGAGACATCGGGGAGGCGGGTCTTCGTCCACACCCCCTACCTGGTGAACCTGGGCTCGCCGACCCCGTCGACGTACGAGAAGTCGGTGGCCTCGGTGGCGCACAACCTCAGGCGGGCCGCGGAGATCGGCGCCGAGGGCGTCGTGGTGCACACCGGCTCCTGCGTCGACGAGGGCACCCTGGACGCCGCGATGCGGCAGGTGAGTGAGGGCCTGCTGCCGGTGCTCGAGGCGGCCGGCGAGGACGCGCCGTGGCTGCTGCTCGAGCCGACCGCCGGCCAGGGCCGCTCGCTGTGCGCCGGGGTCGACGACCTCGAGCCCTACCTCGACGCCCTCGACCGGCACCCGGGTGTCGGGATCTGCCTGGACACCTGCCACGTCTTCGCCGCCGGCGCCCCGCTCGACGAGCCCGGCGGCACCACCGCGACCCTCGACCGGCTGGTCGGGATCGCCGGCGCGGACCGGCTCCGACTGGTGCACGCGAACGACTCGATGGACGTGCGCGGTGCCTTCAAGGACCGGCACCAGAGCATCGGTGACGGCTACATCGGGCTCGGCGCCTTCGAGGAGCTGTTCGCGCACCCCGCCACCGAGGGCGTGCCGTTCGTGCTCGAGACACCCGGCTCCCGCGACGTCGGCGACCCGCAGATCGCGTTGCTGCAGAAGCTCCGCGAGAGGTGAGCACCGGCCCCGACCGTCGTACCACCCTGCTGGCCACGCTCGCGATCCTCGCGATGACCGCCTGCTGGGGCTCGACGTTCTTCCTGATCAAGGACCTCCTGGACCGGGTGCCGGTGCTGGACTTCCTGGCCGTCCGGTTCGCGATCGCGAGCGGGGCGCTGCTGCTGCTCGCGCCCCGCGCGGTGGGCCGGCTGTCGCGGGAGTCGCTGCGGCACGCGGTGGTCCTCGGCCTGCTGTACGGCGTCGCGCAGATCCTGCAGACCGCCGGCCTGGCGCACACCCCGGCGAGCGTGTCCGGCTTCATCACCGGCATGTACGTCGTGTGCACGCCGCTGTTCGCGGCGGTGCTGCTGCGCTCCCGGATCAGCGCCGTCACCTGGGCCGCCGTCGCCCTCGCGCTGGGCGGTCTCGCGGTGCTGTCGCTGAGCGGGCTCTCGGTCGGCTACGGCGAGGCCATCACGTTCTGCTCGGCGCTGCTCTACGCGCTGCACATCGTCGGGCTCGGGGCCTGGAGCGACGCCCGGCAGGCGATGGGCATGACGATCGTGCAGCTGCTGGTGATCACCCTGGTGGCGTTCGTGGCGACCGTCCCGGACGGCATCGTGCTGCCCTCGACCACCGGCGACTGGGTCTCGGTCGTCTACATGGCGGTCTTCGCGGGCGCGCTGGCGCTGGCCGGGCAGACCTGGGCGCAGGCCCACCTGCC
It encodes:
- a CDS encoding phytoene desaturase family protein produces the protein MSRVVVVGGGFGGTAAAARLAKQGHQVTLVERLDRLGGAVGFVEREGYRWDAGPTSTALPAVVRDLFRKSGRPLERELELVPVEPMREHRFEDGTVLAMPSGSRSAQLEAVDATLGAGLGQQWVDHVHAFADTWDVLRRVYLERPWSPDHVDKASAALLHTRTTLQKVVTRTLKDERLREVALLPTRLDGHDPRNVPAWMGMWAYVEQNFGVWTVPGGMGRLAAAMTKRLGERKVEVLLGTSAVDLRVHAGRVVGVDTDRGSLDADVVVVAIDPRGLPVLAPHVSRTMPAIPPVLCHLGLSGDLPDLPHEVVLHGDPTLVVRTNGTAPAGGAAWTVLGRGRLSEDVTVALARRGIDVRRQIEVRVDRSPRDQVEELAGSAYGMLWQGRTTIDRKLAATPYAGVYGVGAHAAAGAGLPFVGLSAAVAAERIGPA
- a CDS encoding DMT family transporter, whose product is MSTGPDRRTTLLATLAILAMTACWGSTFFLIKDLLDRVPVLDFLAVRFAIASGALLLLAPRAVGRLSRESLRHAVVLGLLYGVAQILQTAGLAHTPASVSGFITGMYVVCTPLFAAVLLRSRISAVTWAAVALALGGLAVLSLSGLSVGYGEAITFCSALLYALHIVGLGAWSDARQAMGMTIVQLLVITLVAFVATVPDGIVLPSTTGDWVSVVYMAVFAGALALAGQTWAQAHLPPTRTAIIMTMEPVFAALFAVLLGGEAATLRMLVGGLMVLTAMFAVELVPRRHIESEVPHIAV
- a CDS encoding lytic transglycosylase domain-containing protein, translating into MVRAARLHHLDPHLALAVAWQESGWQQRRISSAGAVGVMQVLPGTAAWMSSYIGRPLNPYGLYDNVTAGVVLIKVLNRQTGPRKAIASYFQGLGSVQQHGLYTSTKAYVHSVSALHHRMKRGWNPV
- a CDS encoding deoxyribonuclease IV — protein: MPSPSSYAGLRNPVGTHVQVGKGLVKGALVHAAEVGAETVQVFVGNPRGWAHSAGDPSVDRGFRAACETSGRRVFVHTPYLVNLGSPTPSTYEKSVASVAHNLRRAAEIGAEGVVVHTGSCVDEGTLDAAMRQVSEGLLPVLEAAGEDAPWLLLEPTAGQGRSLCAGVDDLEPYLDALDRHPGVGICLDTCHVFAAGAPLDEPGGTTATLDRLVGIAGADRLRLVHANDSMDVRGAFKDRHQSIGDGYIGLGAFEELFAHPATEGVPFVLETPGSRDVGDPQIALLQKLRER
- the metF gene encoding methylenetetrahydrofolate reductase [NAD(P)H], with the protein product MAPQTTPPSSPGESAASVSDLIAAGERSISFEFFPPKDEAGERQLWTALRELEPLQPTFVSVTYGAGGSTRDRTVHITEGIAANTTLTPMAHLTCVGHSRDELRSVIGSYAAAGVRNVLALRGDPPGGPGTPWEPTPGGLTYASELVELVTSLGDFCVGAAAFPEGHREAESVEADALVMRAKQDAGARFAITELFFRVEDYFALRERCDAVGVTIPILPGIMPITSLKQVLRMTELSGREVPREVVDRVARFDGDPAAVRAEGIAIATEMCDELLAGGSPGLHFYTLNRSRATREIYAGLRSTVG
- the pknB gene encoding Stk1 family PASTA domain-containing Ser/Thr kinase: MDRTVADPMIGRVLDGRYRVGPRIARGGMATVYEATDLRLDRVCALKVMHAGLGDDDEFAARFVREAHSAARLSHPHVVAVFDQGDDNGTLFLAMEYIPGHTLRDLIRKEAPMAPAKALAVLDPVLSALAAAHQAGMIHRDVKPENVLLADDGRVKVADFGLARAISAETQHTATGGVLIGTVSYLSPELVVDGRADARSDVYAAGVVLYEMLTGRKPHEGESPIQVAYKHVHEDVPPPSQVVRGLPAYVDALVARATARDRELRPADARVLLHQVRRVRAALDEHLADDPELTADLTPAGPVSRSLDDIDYVTDEDPSTGSGPRVPTILTPAQASHGGRTDDTSVFGARPVPAPRQPGAARPASRPAARPVPAPRRSRRGPLLLTLVLLLALGAGVGGWWFGAGRYVNTPGVINLSAAEARTKVQAAGLTFRVGDRAYSETVPAGSVISTDPGGGDNVLRDGTVTAVVSQGPERHEVPALRGTDLDSAQAALQDAGLGFGDATYRFSEKVAKGVVLAADPKPGTELKRDAAVDLVVSKGPQPVKVRDYTGEDADAATKALEKRGFEVDRGTEENSDSVAKGDVITQNPSSGTLFKGDKVELVVSKGPVLVEVPKVEGMGTAAATQTLLGLGFEVKTEKTQYYVGLEYVVNQGPTAGDKAPKGSTVTIYIV
- a CDS encoding LysM peptidoglycan-binding domain-containing protein produces the protein MTSPTGRRSTRPRTVRWARRLTATLSATTVGGLLLLGAPVDGSRTALGAPVVEAADAGLTLTAADPHRWPGHPGRRLVGYTVRRGDTATGLAVRFHAWTRELRSLNHLGRHGRLYAGERIRIPVVVAAARRAHTHRHLATKHATRPVEAAPDEARGSGTGSRTRGHWPTSARPRCAGSWSGPPACTTSTRTWRSPSPGRSPGGSSGGSPRPGPSA
- a CDS encoding Rv2175c family DNA-binding protein, which produces MEETHTQDGPDLGELVGEWIDWSQASELLGISVSKVRQLIREHQLGAAVPVPGQGQKVPAAMIQDGLVVKGVPGVLTVLHDGGYDDREALIWLFTADDTIPGRPIDALRENRGSEVKRRAQAMAF
- a CDS encoding barstar family protein translates to MSGLAALLAGHNPPDLYQWHSAAPVPDVQHAVEHAGWSFVHLDGWTVEDKESFLKAAVQAFGLQDDQGASFDTLSDRLAEFDPPDTAGVVLLWDGWSPLARHDEQAFRVALSVLGGRVHADRGCPFAVLLRGEGPDIDVPELPVKH
- a CDS encoding polyprenyl synthetase family protein encodes the protein MTSQQPSWDAPAFRADVQSALDAFVDEQALRLAPLGDDAARLVDAARAAVSGGKRFRAAFCAWGFRAVRDEGADAGALVRAAAALEVLHASALVHDDYMDASDTRRGRPATHKAFEAVHRESGWTGDPQQYGAAAAILLGDLLLSWSDELLRRCGMPHDVVRDALAFFDTTRSEVIAGQFLDVSVQARGASDVEQAMRVLRYKSAKYSIERPLHVGAALAGADRGTLAALTGFGLPLGEAFQLRDDLLGVYGDPDSTGKPAGDDLTEGKRTVLVALALEHAPDGDAKRLDEALGTALSVDEVADLRRIIDESGAHAAVERRIEELTTASLAALEAAAVTPASRGVLRELAAAATQRTL
- a CDS encoding sulfatase family protein — encoded protein: MPRRLAALAAGVLLLLCSVSVSTAAGERSVTAAGADAGPGPAPDVATPAAGGRDRRPGAERRRTVSVAPLVGRPDRPNVLVIMTDDARNDDLRFMPHVQHLIGDQGVTFTNTFSPQPLCCPARASFLTGEYSHNHHVWSHAPPYGFQALHDGATLPVWLNRAGYDTSFLGKYLNGYGIQPLRTGEPSLRYVPPGWTDWRGSVDGGIGAGSALDGGTYRYFDTTLNDNGRLTPHQGVYQTTLLGRLSRDELRTQVSSPRPFFTWVSYVAPHHGGPAEADDPAPVLRSDGTTQVFQNPARPERVWGRFDQQIPEAPGYAGETDVADKPFFIRDLPPLTPAERDGVREDARQRAEALSLVDAQVARTIRTLRETGQLDDTYVVFTSDNGYFLGEHRMRQGKILPYEPSLRVPMMIRGPGIPRGQVRSDPFTMIDFAPTILDAAGIRAPATVDGKSLLGVARSGDRGWNRGILTETGPRAVSQDAEESDNFLVGESGPSPLRFSQGGPHRGLPVRRARQPRARALRPAQRPARGHQPGGPARVAARRPGDGARARRAAQLRGRRLPATAAPAAADHRAGRAAGLRDPRLTRAGLDLVPPHEQQSTPPVSASPLVAEGRTTAAGPLGVPTPAAPIALRRRKGPRR